GGACTGCACGACGTCCGCGTACCCGACGACGGATCGCACTTTGTTGGTCTGAAGTTGACCGACAAAATGCCAATTCAAGGGCAGATCCGCACATTCCGCGGCCTTCGGCGCCGCGTCCTGGTCCCGGTTCTCGGCGACCTGGCGCACTCCGAGGTCCGCCAGGATCCGCACGTCCGAGGCCGGGTAGGTCTTGGTGACCACGATGAGGGTCACGTCCTCGCGGGGGCGCCCGGCCGCGGCGCACGCGGCGGCGATGCGCCCCTCCACCTTCGCCAGATTCGCGGCGAGTTCGTCCTTACGTTCCGTCATGCCTCATCAGTCCAGCCAGACATAGCCCGCGAGCCGACCGGTGGTGCGGTCGCGGCGGTACGAGAAGTGGTCGTCCGACTCCCGGGTGCAGACCGACGACCGCTCCCGGTCGCGCACTCCCAGGCGCTCGAGTTGTGCGTGCACTCCGGCGCTCACATCGAGCGCCGGCGTACCCCAGCTCGTCTCGGCGTACGCCGCCGGCTCGACGGCGCTCACCTCGGCGCGCATCGCCTCGGGCACCTCGTAGCACCGGCCGCACACGGCGGGTCCGGTGCGGGCGGTGATCCGGGCGGGGTCGGCGCCGAGTTCCACCATGGTCCGCACGGCGGCGGGCACCACCCCGGCCACCATGCCGGGCCGGCCCGCGTGGGCCGCGGCGGCGATCCCGGCGACCGGGTCGGCGAGCAGCACCGGGGTGCAGTCGGCGGTGAGCACGGCGAGGGCGAGTCCCCGGCGGGCGGTGACGAGCGCGTCGACGGACGGGATGTCCGCGCCGGGGTCCCAGGGGCCGTCCACGACCGCGACGTCGTCGCCGTGCACCTGGTTCATCCAGACCACGTCGGTCGCGTCGAGCCCGAGAGCGGCGGCGGCCCGTGCGCGGTTGGCCCGTACGGCACCGGGGTCGTCGCCGACGGCGCCGCCGAGGTTCAGCTCCTCGTACGGAACGGCGCTCACCCCGCCCCACCGGTCGGTGAAAGCGAAGTGCGCGCCGTTCACGGTGTCGCGCGGTCCTATCACTTCAGGAAGTCCGGGACGTCCAGTTCCTCGGCCGCGCTGTCGGTGTAGGTGCGCGGCGCCGGCGGGGCGGGCGGAGCGGTGGTGAGGTCGCTCAGCGGTTCGGGCGCGACCGGCTCCGGCTCCTCCTTGGGCGTCACGCTGCCCAGCGAGCCGAAGGTCGGACGGCTCTCGGACTGCCGTACCGGAGCGGGCTCCTCGCGGCGGGGCGCGGACGACGAGGAGGAGGCCGAGCCGAGGACGTTCTCCCGGCGGGCCGGGGGCTGGCCGCCGTCGAAGCCGGCCGCGATCACGGTGACCCGCACCTCGTCGCCGAGGGCGTCGTCGATGACCGCTCCGAAGATGATGTTGGCCTCGGGGTGGGCGGCCTCGCTGACCAGCTGGGCGGCCTCGTTGATCTCGAACAGGCCGAGGTCGGAGCCGCCGGAGATGGAGAGCAGGACGCCGCGGGCGCCGTCGATGGAGGCTTCCAGCAGCGGGGAGGAGATCGCCATCTCGGCGGCGGCCACCGCGCGGTCGTCGCCGCGGGCCGAGCCGATGCCCATGAGCGCCGAACCGGCCTCGGACATGACCGACTTGACGTCGGCGAAGTCCAGGTTGATCAGGCCGGGGGTGGTGATCAGGTCGGTGATGCCCTGCACACCGGACAGCAGCACCTGGTCCGCGGACTTGAACGCGTCGAGCACGCTGACCTGGCGGTCCGAGATGGACAGCAGCCGGTCGTTGGGGATGACGATGAGGGTGTCGACCTCTTCGCGGAGTTCGGCGATGCCGTCCTCGGCCTGGTTGGCGCGGCGCCGTCCCTCGAAGGTGAACGGGCGCGTGACCACGCCGATGGTGAGGGCGCCCAGGGAGCGCGCGATGTTGGCCACGACGGGCGCGCCGCCGGTGCCGGTGCCGCCGCCTTCACCGGCCGTCACGAAGACCATGTCGGCCCCCTTGAGGACCTCTTCGATCTCCTCGCGGTGGTCCTCGGCGGCCTTGCGGCCGACGGCCGGGTTGGCCCCGGCGCCCAGTCCGCGGGTCAGTTCGCGGCCGACGTCCAGCTTGACGTCGGCGTCGCTCATCAACAGCGCCTGTGCGTCGGTGTTGATGGCGATGAACTCGACGCCCTTGAGACCGACTTCGATCATCCGGTTGATGGCATTGACACCACCGCCGCCGACACCGATGACCTTGATGACTGCGAGGTAGTTCTGCGGTGCTGCCACGTCGAAGGCCTCTCGCCTCGAATTACGTCGCCGTCGTTGCGCGCTGTCCGCGCCGCGACGGCTGATGCCGAATGGGACGGTCCGTAACGCCGACCCGAACCCTAACCCTGAAGTTTAGGGTTACCAGTGTGCCTGTTCCTTGAAGTCTTCTGAACAGGACACTAAGTCGACAAGTGGCGCCCGTTCAACGAACACGCCGAACCTCCCGTTTTTCTTTTCACCCTATGTGATCAGGCATAGCGGTGCCCAACCAGGGTGCTGGCCTGCACGTATACCCGTCAACTCCCGGATGACGCCGGGGCGATGGGGACACTCACGTCGAAGTGCCGGGCGTCGGGGGTGGCTTTCAGCAGCGCGGTGAGCACCCGGGCCTTCGCGGCACTGCCCTCCCCGCTGCCCCAGGACACGGTGCGGCCGCCGCTCAGCTCCAGCGAGATGTCGTCGTAGGTACGGACCTTGACGGCGCGGGTCGTGCGGGCCACCGCGGCCGGGATGCGGCCGGCCACCGTGACGGCCTCGCGCACCAGGCGCGCCTCGTCGAAACGGCGCAGACTCGCCGCCGTGGCGGCGGTGCGGGAAAGCGACAATTCCAGGACGGGAACGCCTTTCGGCGCCTGCGAAACCGTGGCGAAACGGACGCCGGAGGCGTCCACTTCGACGAACTTTCCGCCCTTTTCCTCCACCATGACCGCGGTGCGCTCGACGACTTTCAGCTCGATTCCGTGCGGCCACGAGCGCACCACGGCGACCGAGTCGACGCGGGGCAGCCGGTGGCGCAGCCGGGCGGCGACGGCGCCGGTGTCCACGGAGACCAGCGGGTCGCCCACCGGCACCGCGGCGGCCGAGCGCACCTGCGCGGCGGTCAACACCCTTGTCCCGAAGACCGAGACGCGCTCCACCCGGGTCCACGAGGAGCCGTAGAGGACCCAGAGGGTGCCGCCGCCGAGCAGGAGCACGGCCACGGCCGCCAGGACGAGCGCGCGAAGGGGCAGCCGCCGCAACCGGCGGATCAGGGGCGGGCCGGACGGCGACTCCCGCCGGCGTTCACCGCGTTCCTCGGAAGTCGCTCCGGCCACGCTGTCGATCCCCTTCGTTCATATGGTCCTAACGGCGCGAGGCGATGGCCTCGTACACCATGCCGACGAGCAGTTCGTCGGCGTCGCGCCGGCCGAACTCACCGGCGGCGCGGGACATCTGGTACAGCCGGTGCGGATCGGCGAGCACGGGCAGCACCTGCTGCTGCACCCACTCCGGGGTGAGGTCCGCGTCGTCGACCAGCAGTCCGCCGCCCGCCTTGACCACCGGCTGGGCGTTCAGCCGCTGTTCGCCGTTGCCGATGGGCAGCGGGACATAGGCGGCCGGCAGTCCGACGGCGGAGAGTTCGGCGACGGTCATCGCGCCGGCGCGGCAGAGCATCATGTCGGCGGCGGCGTACGCGAGGTCCATCCGGTCCAGATAACTTACCGGGATATAGGGGGGCATACCCGGCATCTGGTGCACGCGTGGCAGTTCGTTCTTCGGGCCGACCGCGTGCAGGATCTGGATGCCCGCCTGCTGGAGCCAGGGAGCGACCTGCTGGACCACCTCGTTGAGCCGGCGGGCGCCCTGCGAGCCGCCGGTGACCAGCAGCGTGGGCAGGTTGGGGTCGAGTCCGAACATCGCGCGCGCCTCCGGCCGCGCGGCCGCCCGGTCCAGCGTGGCGATGGCCCGGCGCAGCGGGATGCCGATGTAGCGGGCACCGCGCAGCTTGCTGTCCGGGGTGGAGACGGCGACCTGGGCCGCGTAGCGCGAACCGATCTTGTTGGCCAGGCCGGGGCGGGCGTTGGCCTCGTGGATCACGATGGGCACACCGAGCCGCTTGGCGGCCAGATAGCCGGGCAGGGCGACATAGCCGCCGAAGCCCACCACGGCGTCGGCCTTGGTGCGTTCCAGGATCTGCTCGGCCGCTTTGATCGTGCCGCGCAGCCGGCCCGGGACGGTGATCAGCTCGGGCGTGGGCTTGCGCGGCAGCGGTACCGCCGGGATCAGCGCCAGCTCGTAACCGCGCTCCGGCACGAGCCGGGTCTCCAGGCCCCGCTCCGTGCCCAGGGCCGTGATCCCCACGGTCGGGTCCTGCCTGCGCAGGGCGTCCGCGAGGGCGAGCGCGGGCTCGATGTGGCCCGCGGTACCTCCGCCGGCGAGTACGACATGCACCGAAATTCACCGCTCTCCGGACGAACGCGCCGCCGAGGCGCGCCGTCGCATCGTGTTCCATCTCCGAGGCCCCTGGCCGGAACCCTGACCCGATCCTGCACCGGATCCCCGGTCCGAGCCGCGGCCGAAGCCCCCGACGGCCTCCCGTCCGGGATTCCGGCCGGGGGTCCGCGCGGCCCTCCGGCCGGCTGAGCGGCCGGCCGCGGAGCCTCCTGCCCGCTTTCTACCAAAGCGAGGTTGCCGCATGGCAAGCGCCGCCCGCGCAGCGGGTTCGTCTCGCGCGAAGGCGATCAGCAGCCCGATGGCGAACATGGTCGGCAGCAGGGCGGATCCTCCGTAGGAGAACAGCGGGAGCGGGACACCGGCGATCGGCAGCAGACCGAGCACCGCACCGACGTTGATCACCGCCTGCGCGATGATCCAGGTGGTCACGCCTCCCGCGGCATACCTGACGAAGGGTTCCTCCGTGCGTCCGGCCACGCGGATGCCCGCATAGCCTAGAGCCGCGAACAGGGCGAGCACCGACAGAGTGCCCGCGAGACCCAGTTCCTCACCGGTCACGGCGAAGATGAAGTCGGTGTGGGCTTCGGGAAGTTGACCCCATTTCTCCACACTCGCCCCGAGTCCGGAACCGAAGAATCCGCCGGAGGCCAGGGCGTAGATGCCGTGCACCGCCTGCCAGCACTTGGTCACGTCGGTGGAGCCGACGCAGGCGAACCGGTCCAGGCGGTTGGGGCTGGTCTTGATGAGGACCAGACCGATCAGGCCGGCGACCGACAGCACGCCGACGAACAGCCGGGTGGGCGCGCCCGCCAGCCACAGCAGGCCGAACAGGATGGCGGTGAGGATGATCGCGGTGCCCATGTCGCCGCCGAGCATGATCAGTCCGAGCAGCATGAAGGCGACCGGGACGAGCGGCACCAGCATGTGCTTCCACTGGGTGAGCAGCCGCTTCTCCTGCTTGCGCGCGATGAGGTCGGCGGCCCAGAGCACCAGCGCCAGCTTGCCGATCTCGCTGGGCTGGATCTGGAAGGAGCCGCCCAGCGAGATCCAGTTCTGGTTGCCGTTGACCGACATCCCTATCCCCGGCACCTGCACCAGCGCCATCAGGAACACCGCGCCCGCCAGGATCGGGTAGGCCAGCGCCCGGTGCAGCTTCACCGGCATCCGGGCGGCGGCCAGCAGCAGTCCGGCGCCGATCACGGCGGCCAGGAGCTGCTTGCGGAAGAAGTACGAACCGGGCAGCGCCATCTGGAGCGCGGTGACCTGGGAGGCCGAGTAGACCATCACCAGGCCCAGCACGGTGATCAGCGCGCTGCCGCCGAGGATCAGGTAGTACGCGGTGAGCGGCCGGTCCCAGGCCTTGCGGGCGCGGGTGACGAGGGTGCGTACGGCGTTGTCGCGCGGGCCGCGGGCCGCGGCGGGCCCGCGGCCGGGTCGCCGCACGGGCGGGCGGCCCTGGCGGCTGCCGGGGCTACCGGGCATCTCCGCCTCCGCGGTACGTCGGCGGCGTACGCCTGGCTCGGCTCGCGGGTCCCACGCGTCCCTCCCAAGGTCGCCCGGCGGCGGGGGCGGCCGGGGTCAGCGGGTGCCGAGTTCGCGAACGGCCTCCGCGAACGCGTCGCCGCGCTGGTTGTAGTTGGTGAACATGTCCATGGAGGCACAGGCCGGGGCGAGGAGCACCGTGTCGCCCGTGGCGGCCAGCCGCCGCGCCTCCCGGACCGCCTGGAGCATGGCCCCAGTGTCGGTCCGGTCGAGGTCGACGACGGGGACTTCGGGGGCGTGTCGCGCCAGGGCCTCGCGGATCAGCGCGCGATCGGCGCCGATGAGGACGGCGCCGCGCAGCCGCTTCGCCGAGCGGGCGACCAGCTCGTCGAAGTCCGCGCCCTTCGCCAGACCGCCCGCAATCCATACGATCGACTCATATGCTCCCAACGACGCCTCGGCCGCGTGGGTGTTGGTGGCCTTGGAGTCGTCGATGTAGGCGACGCCGTCCACGTCGGCCACGTGCGCGATGCGGTGCGCGTCCGGGGTGAAGGCCCGCAGGCCGTCCCGCACGGCCGTGGCGGGCACGCCGAAGGCGCGCGCGAGGGCCGCGGCGGCAAGGGCGTTGGCGATGTTGTGCGGGGCGGGCGGGCGGACGTCGGAGACCTCGGCCAGCTCCTGGGCGTTCTTGTGCCGGTTCTCGACGAAGGCCCGGTCGACCAGGATGCCCTCCACCACGCCGAGTTGGGAGGGCGCCGGGGTGCCGAGGGTGAACCCGACGGCCCGGCAGCCCTCTTCGACGTCGGCCGCGCGCACCAGGTCCTCGGTGGCCGGGTCGGCCGCGTTGTAGACGCAGGCCACCTGGTTGCCCTCGTAGACGCGGCCCTTGTCGGCGGCGTACGCCTCCATGGAGCCGTGCCAGTCGAGGTGGTCCGGGGCGAGGTTGAGGACGGCGGCGGAGTGGGCGCGCAGCGAGGGCGCCCAGTGCAGCTGGTAGCTGGAGAGTTCGACGGCGAGCACGTCGTGGCGCTCCTCGCCGAGGACGGCGTCCAGCAGCGAGACGCCGATGTTGCCCACGGCCGCCGTGCGCAGGCCCGCCGCCGTCAGGATGGAGGCGAGCATCTGCACGGTGGTGGTCTTGCCGTTGGTGCCGGTGACGGCCAGCCAGGGGGCCGGCTCGCGGCCGTCCAGACCGCGCAGCCGCCAGGCGAGTTCGACGTCCCCCCAGACCGGGACGCCCGCCCGGTCCGCCGCCAGGAACAGCGGCTTGTCCGGCCTCCAGCCGGGCGTGGTGACGATCAGCTCGGTGCCTTCGGGCAGGGTGTCGCCGTCGCCGAGGCGTACGGTGACGCCCAGGGTGCGCAGTTCGGCCGCCTGCGCACGGGCCCGTTCGTCGTCGCCGTCGTTGACGACGGTGACGTGCGCGCCGAGGCCGTGCAGGACCTTGGCCGCCGGGATCCCGGAGACGCCGAGTCCGGCGACGGTGACGTTCTTCCCCTGCCAGTCGGTCACTTGTCCGCTGCCCATCCCGCGTAGAAGAGGCCGAGTCCGACGATCACACAGATGCCCTGGATGATCCAGAAACGGACCACGACGAGCACTTCGGACCAGCCCTTGAGTTCGAAGTGGTGCTGGAGCGGCGCCATCCGGAAGACCCGCTTCCCGGTGAGCCGGAAGGAGCCGACCTGGATGACCACCGACATGGTGATGAGCACGAACAGGCCGCCCAGCAGCGCCATCAGCAGCTCGGTGCGCGAGCAGATGGCCAGGCCCGCGAGGACACCGCCGAGCGCCAGCGAACCGGTGTCGCCCATGAAGATCTTGGCCGGCGAGGTGTTCCACCACAGGAAGCCGAGGCAGGCGCCCATCAGCGCGGAGGCGACGACCGCCAGGTCCAGCGGATCGCGCACCTCGTAGCAGGCGTTGGGGTTGGTCAGCGTCATCGCGTTGGCGCAGGACTCCTGGAACTGCCAGACGCCGATGAAGGTGTAGGCGCCGAAGACCAGCACGGAGGCGCCGGTGGCCAGACCGTCCAGACCGTCGGTGAGGTTCACGCCGTTGGACATCGCCAGGATCATGAACAGCGCCCAGATCACGAACAGCACCGGGCCGATGGTCCAGCCGAAGTCCGTGATGAACGACAGCTTCGTGGACGCGGGGGTGTTGCCGCGGTTGTCGGAGAACATCAGCGACAGCACCGCGAAGCCGATGCCGACGATCAGCTGGCCCGCCATCTTCGCCTTGGCGCGCAGACCCAGCGAACGGCGCTTGACGATCTTGATGTAGTCGTCGAGGAAGCCGACCATGCCCATGCCGACCATGAGGCCGAGCACCAGCAGACCCGAGTACGTCGGGGGCTTGCCGGAGATCACCTTGGACAGGAAGTACGCGGCGACCGTCGCCAGGATGAAGGCGATACCGCCCATCGTCGGCGTACCGCGCTTGCTGGCGTGCTCGCGCGGGCCGTCGTCCCGGATGTACTGGCCGTAGCCCTTGCGGGCCAGCAGCTTGATCAGCAGCGGGGTGCCGACCAGCGTCAGGAAGAGACCGATGACTCCTGCGAACAGGACCTGGTTCATCATCGGGCGGCGACCTCACCCTCGGCACCGGTCTCGACGAGCGCCTGGGCCACGCTCTCCAGACCGACCGAACGGGACGCCTTCACGAGCACGACGTCCCCCGGGCGCAACTCGCTGCGCAACAGGTCGACCGCCGCCTGTGCGTCGGACACGTGCACCGACTCCTCACCCCACGAACCCTCGTTGTATGCGCCCAGTTGCAGCCAGGACGCTTCCCTGCCCCCGACCGCGACGAGCTTGCTGACGTTGAGCCGGACGGCGAGCCGTCCGACCGCGTCGTGCTCGGCGAGCGCCTCGTCCCCGAGCTCGGCCATCTTGCCGAGCACCGCCCAGGTCCGCCGCCCCTTGCCCATGGCCGCGAGCGCGCGCAGGGCGGCTCGCATGGACTCCGGGTTGGCGTTGTAGGCGTCGTTGACGACGGTCACGCCGTCCGGGCGCTCGGTGACCTCCATCCGCCAGCGGGAGAGGGAGCCCGCCCCGGAGAGCGCGGTGGCGATCTCCGTTGCGGACATGCCCAGCTCATGGGCGACGGCGGCCGCGGCGAGCGCGTTCGACACGTGGTGCTCACCGTACAGGCGCATGGTCACATCGCATGCACCGGAGGGTGTGTGAAGCCTGAAGGAGGGCTGTCCGCTGTCCGTGAGTCTCACGTTCTCGGCGCGTACGTCCGCTTCGCCCACCTCTCCGAAAAGAAGCACCTTCGCCTGTGTACGGGAGGCCATGGCACGGACCAGCGGATCGTCGGCGTTGAGGATCGCGGTGCCGCCCTCCTCGGCCGGCGGCAGGGACTCGACCAGCTCGCCCTTGGCCTGGGCGATCTGCTCCCGGCCGCCGAACTCGCCGATGTGGGCGCTGCCGACGTTGAGCACGAGGCCCACCTTCGGCGGGGTCAGCCCGGTGAGGTAGCGGATGTGGCCGATGCCGCGGGCGCCCATCTCCAGGACGAGGTACTTCGTCTCCTCGGTGGCGGTCAGGGCGGTCAGCGGCAGCCCGATCTCGTTGTTGAGCGAGCCGGGCGTGAACACGGTCGGGGCCTTGCTCCGCAGCACCTGGGCGATCAGGTCCTTGGTGCTGGTCTTGCCCGCGGAGCCGGTCAGGGCGACGAGGGTCGCGCCCAGCTCGGCCACGACGTGGCGGGCGAGGGCGCCGAGGGCGCACTGCACGTCCTCGACCACGATCGCGGGCACGCCGACGGGACGGGAGGCCAGCACGGCGACGGCGCCCGCCGCGACGACGTCCGCGGCGAAGTCGTGGCCGTCCACGCGCTCGCCGGCGAAGGCGACGAAGAGGCTGCCGGGCACCGCCTCCCGGGAGTCCCGGACGACGGGTCCGGTGACCTGGACGGACGGATCCGGTATGTCGTGCGTCTGCCCGCCGACGACTGCTGCGAT
The sequence above is drawn from the Streptomyces sp. SAT1 genome and encodes:
- the mraY gene encoding phospho-N-acetylmuramoyl-pentapeptide-transferase → MMNQVLFAGVIGLFLTLVGTPLLIKLLARKGYGQYIRDDGPREHASKRGTPTMGGIAFILATVAAYFLSKVISGKPPTYSGLLVLGLMVGMGMVGFLDDYIKIVKRRSLGLRAKAKMAGQLIVGIGFAVLSLMFSDNRGNTPASTKLSFITDFGWTIGPVLFVIWALFMILAMSNGVNLTDGLDGLATGASVLVFGAYTFIGVWQFQESCANAMTLTNPNACYEVRDPLDLAVVASALMGACLGFLWWNTSPAKIFMGDTGSLALGGVLAGLAICSRTELLMALLGGLFVLITMSVVIQVGSFRLTGKRVFRMAPLQHHFELKGWSEVLVVVRFWIIQGICVIVGLGLFYAGWAADK
- the pgeF gene encoding peptidoglycan editing factor PgeF, which codes for MIGPRDTVNGAHFAFTDRWGGVSAVPYEELNLGGAVGDDPGAVRANRARAAAALGLDATDVVWMNQVHGDDVAVVDGPWDPGADIPSVDALVTARRGLALAVLTADCTPVLLADPVAGIAAAAHAGRPGMVAGVVPAAVRTMVELGADPARITARTGPAVCGRCYEVPEAMRAEVSAVEPAAYAETSWGTPALDVSAGVHAQLERLGVRDRERSSVCTRESDDHFSYRRDRTTGRLAGYVWLD
- the ftsW gene encoding putative lipid II flippase FtsW; its protein translation is MPGSPGSRQGRPPVRRPGRGPAAARGPRDNAVRTLVTRARKAWDRPLTAYYLILGGSALITVLGLVMVYSASQVTALQMALPGSYFFRKQLLAAVIGAGLLLAAARMPVKLHRALAYPILAGAVFLMALVQVPGIGMSVNGNQNWISLGGSFQIQPSEIGKLALVLWAADLIARKQEKRLLTQWKHMLVPLVPVAFMLLGLIMLGGDMGTAIILTAILFGLLWLAGAPTRLFVGVLSVAGLIGLVLIKTSPNRLDRFACVGSTDVTKCWQAVHGIYALASGGFFGSGLGASVEKWGQLPEAHTDFIFAVTGEELGLAGTLSVLALFAALGYAGIRVAGRTEEPFVRYAAGGVTTWIIAQAVINVGAVLGLLPIAGVPLPLFSYGGSALLPTMFAIGLLIAFARDEPAARAALAMRQPRFGRKRAGGSAAGRSAGRRAARTPGRNPGREAVGGFGRGSDRGSGAGSGQGSGQGPRRWNTMRRRASAARSSGER
- the murD gene encoding UDP-N-acetylmuramoyl-L-alanine--D-glutamate ligase, giving the protein MGSGQVTDWQGKNVTVAGLGVSGIPAAKVLHGLGAHVTVVNDGDDERARAQAAELRTLGVTVRLGDGDTLPEGTELIVTTPGWRPDKPLFLAADRAGVPVWGDVELAWRLRGLDGREPAPWLAVTGTNGKTTTVQMLASILTAAGLRTAAVGNIGVSLLDAVLGEERHDVLAVELSSYQLHWAPSLRAHSAAVLNLAPDHLDWHGSMEAYAADKGRVYEGNQVACVYNAADPATEDLVRAADVEEGCRAVGFTLGTPAPSQLGVVEGILVDRAFVENRHKNAQELAEVSDVRPPAPHNIANALAAAALARAFGVPATAVRDGLRAFTPDAHRIAHVADVDGVAYIDDSKATNTHAAEASLGAYESIVWIAGGLAKGADFDELVARSAKRLRGAVLIGADRALIREALARHAPEVPVVDLDRTDTGAMLQAVREARRLAATGDTVLLAPACASMDMFTNYNQRGDAFAEAVRELGTR
- the ftsZ gene encoding cell division protein FtsZ, whose product is MAAPQNYLAVIKVIGVGGGGVNAINRMIEVGLKGVEFIAINTDAQALLMSDADVKLDVGRELTRGLGAGANPAVGRKAAEDHREEIEEVLKGADMVFVTAGEGGGTGTGGAPVVANIARSLGALTIGVVTRPFTFEGRRRANQAEDGIAELREEVDTLIVIPNDRLLSISDRQVSVLDAFKSADQVLLSGVQGITDLITTPGLINLDFADVKSVMSEAGSALMGIGSARGDDRAVAAAEMAISSPLLEASIDGARGVLLSISGGSDLGLFEINEAAQLVSEAAHPEANIIFGAVIDDALGDEVRVTVIAAGFDGGQPPARRENVLGSASSSSSAPRREEPAPVRQSESRPTFGSLGSVTPKEEPEPVAPEPLSDLTTAPPAPPAPRTYTDSAAEELDVPDFLK
- a CDS encoding UDP-N-acetylmuramoyl-tripeptide--D-alanyl-D-alanine ligase, which encodes MIALSLAEIAAVVGGQTHDIPDPSVQVTGPVVRDSREAVPGSLFVAFAGERVDGHDFAADVVAAGAVAVLASRPVGVPAIVVEDVQCALGALARHVVAELGATLVALTGSAGKTSTKDLIAQVLRSKAPTVFTPGSLNNEIGLPLTALTATEETKYLVLEMGARGIGHIRYLTGLTPPKVGLVLNVGSAHIGEFGGREQIAQAKGELVESLPPAEEGGTAILNADDPLVRAMASRTQAKVLLFGEVGEADVRAENVRLTDSGQPSFRLHTPSGACDVTMRLYGEHHVSNALAAAAVAHELGMSATEIATALSGAGSLSRWRMEVTERPDGVTVVNDAYNANPESMRAALRALAAMGKGRRTWAVLGKMAELGDEALAEHDAVGRLAVRLNVSKLVAVGGREASWLQLGAYNEGSWGEESVHVSDAQAAVDLLRSELRPGDVVLVKASRSVGLESVAQALVETGAEGEVAAR
- the murG gene encoding undecaprenyldiphospho-muramoylpentapeptide beta-N-acetylglucosaminyltransferase; this encodes MHVVLAGGGTAGHIEPALALADALRRQDPTVGITALGTERGLETRLVPERGYELALIPAVPLPRKPTPELITVPGRLRGTIKAAEQILERTKADAVVGFGGYVALPGYLAAKRLGVPIVIHEANARPGLANKIGSRYAAQVAVSTPDSKLRGARYIGIPLRRAIATLDRAAARPEARAMFGLDPNLPTLLVTGGSQGARRLNEVVQQVAPWLQQAGIQILHAVGPKNELPRVHQMPGMPPYIPVSYLDRMDLAYAAADMMLCRAGAMTVAELSAVGLPAAYVPLPIGNGEQRLNAQPVVKAGGGLLVDDADLTPEWVQQQVLPVLADPHRLYQMSRAAGEFGRRDADELLVGMVYEAIASRR
- a CDS encoding cell division protein FtsQ/DivIB; amino-acid sequence: MAGATSEERGERRRESPSGPPLIRRLRRLPLRALVLAAVAVLLLGGGTLWVLYGSSWTRVERVSVFGTRVLTAAQVRSAAAVPVGDPLVSVDTGAVAARLRHRLPRVDSVAVVRSWPHGIELKVVERTAVMVEEKGGKFVEVDASGVRFATVSQAPKGVPVLELSLSRTAATAASLRRFDEARLVREAVTVAGRIPAAVARTTRAVKVRTYDDISLELSGGRTVSWGSGEGSAAKARVLTALLKATPDARHFDVSVPIAPASSGS